A window from Pyrococcus kukulkanii encodes these proteins:
- the csx1 gene encoding CRISPR-associated CARF protein Csx1: MKLLISPWGNFRSWNEVEYIFNGKSRRSKSPILLLYDIIEPDKTIVILPNTLASDLERADKEVEGEAKEFLKELGVSAEVLVIPGTGKFPNGEFLGHPTDAYYYLTYGLSQEIPVEDLEVHLDITHGLNYLTFFTQRALEDILGILAIGKTVKMTVYNTDPFVKGVERLGVNVIEERNIMERPVNEKVGKRVLENYSLDSTEFGKIMAKFKVNSTRLNLWASSILLGLPLLLATTYPDRAEVLQILDEALREFRENIEVQGNILERKIGLGKDFATLSKLAFQIEVINDLLRDMDLPKEELSADELFEIAERVFKGRIRESTKVEVNRIVRKVGDVKEWTKLRTLFPNATPQVDPRNFLAHAGLEANLVEVKREGDVLFRYTKDHVLYGGKMKDPWRVISEILGG; encoded by the coding sequence ATGAAGCTCCTAATTTCCCCCTGGGGAAACTTCAGAAGCTGGAATGAGGTAGAATATATCTTCAACGGCAAAAGTAGAAGATCAAAATCACCAATACTTCTCCTTTATGATATTATTGAGCCGGATAAAACAATCGTGATACTCCCAAACACTCTCGCAAGCGATCTCGAGAGGGCAGACAAAGAGGTTGAAGGAGAGGCAAAAGAGTTTTTAAAGGAGCTTGGAGTCAGCGCCGAGGTGCTAGTAATCCCAGGAACAGGGAAGTTCCCAAACGGAGAATTCCTAGGCCATCCAACGGATGCCTACTACTACCTAACCTACGGGCTCTCCCAGGAAATTCCCGTGGAAGACTTGGAGGTTCACCTGGACATAACCCACGGCCTGAACTACCTAACTTTCTTCACTCAGAGAGCCTTAGAGGACATCCTGGGGATACTGGCCATAGGAAAAACGGTGAAAATGACAGTCTACAACACGGATCCCTTCGTTAAAGGAGTTGAGAGGTTAGGAGTAAACGTGATAGAAGAGAGGAACATCATGGAGAGACCAGTGAACGAGAAGGTTGGAAAAAGGGTGCTCGAAAACTACTCCCTTGACAGTACTGAGTTCGGAAAGATAATGGCCAAGTTTAAGGTTAACTCGACGAGGCTAAACCTCTGGGCTTCTTCAATTTTGCTTGGATTGCCCCTACTCCTAGCAACCACCTACCCAGACCGAGCTGAGGTACTCCAAATCCTAGATGAGGCCCTCCGTGAGTTTAGGGAAAACATTGAAGTTCAAGGCAACATTCTTGAAAGGAAAATAGGTTTAGGAAAAGACTTTGCGACGCTATCTAAACTTGCTTTCCAGATTGAAGTCATTAATGATCTCCTTAGGGATATGGATCTGCCCAAGGAAGAGTTATCCGCCGATGAGCTTTTTGAAATAGCGGAGAGGGTGTTCAAGGGTAGGATTAGGGAGTCAACAAAAGTCGAAGTGAACAGGATAGTAAGGAAAGTTGGAGATGTAAAGGAGTGGACTAAGCTAAGGACGCTCTTCCCGAATGCAACTCCCCAGGTAGACCCCAGGAACTTCTTGGCCCACGCTGGCCTCGAAGCTAACCTTGTAGAGGTAAAGAGAGAGGGAGACGTGCTTTTTAGATATACCAAGGATCATGTTCTCTATGGAGGAAAAATGAAAGATCCATGGAGGGTTATATCGGAGATTTTGGGTGGTTAA
- the csm4 gene encoding type III-A CRISPR-associated RAMP protein Csm4: protein MGKYLAIKMIPKGPIREIPKATTLFGAIANAVREIYGSDETEKFIREFSEKAKISSAFPYLGEEYFLPFPLNAEASLYEIFKGDISKIKEAREKPYIPLDAFEKAIRLQEFTVKDLPYKKVEIPKVSLDRVSQDSSIYFWDAVVFKENGGLYFLYDGPKDIFEKYIVPAMNFLGDHGIGGKRTWGYGLFVPEITEVYIDEPQGNAFVTLSPMYPRNENSLILWKVEKIGGWSWGRRKPKVPMVLEGSVIRDDPGKMIELDLGLPFKVYVNGKAFPVRTEAPGDAL, encoded by the coding sequence GTGGGCAAGTACTTAGCAATTAAGATGATTCCCAAGGGGCCCATCAGGGAAATCCCGAAGGCCACCACACTCTTCGGAGCGATAGCCAACGCCGTAAGAGAGATCTACGGGAGTGATGAAACGGAAAAGTTCATAAGAGAGTTCAGCGAGAAAGCTAAGATTTCCTCAGCTTTTCCCTACTTGGGAGAGGAATACTTCCTTCCTTTTCCCCTGAACGCCGAAGCAAGCCTATATGAGATCTTCAAGGGGGACATCTCAAAGATCAAGGAGGCAAGAGAGAAGCCTTACATACCCTTAGACGCATTTGAGAAGGCCATAAGGCTCCAAGAATTCACGGTAAAGGATCTCCCCTACAAGAAGGTGGAGATACCAAAGGTTTCGCTAGACAGGGTTTCCCAAGACTCTTCAATTTACTTCTGGGATGCAGTCGTATTCAAGGAAAATGGTGGCCTCTACTTCCTCTATGACGGGCCAAAAGATATCTTCGAGAAGTACATAGTGCCCGCAATGAACTTCCTGGGGGATCATGGGATTGGAGGGAAGAGAACCTGGGGCTACGGATTGTTCGTTCCAGAAATAACGGAAGTCTACATAGACGAGCCCCAAGGAAACGCCTTCGTCACTTTATCCCCGATGTACCCGAGGAATGAGAACTCCCTGATCCTGTGGAAGGTCGAGAAGATCGGAGGATGGAGCTGGGGGAGGAGGAAGCCAAAGGTGCCAATGGTTCTGGAGGGATCCGTGATCAGAGACGATCCAGGAAAGATGATCGAGCTTGATCTAGGCCTTCCGTTTAAGGTTTATGTGAACGGAAAGGCCTTCCCAGTTAGGACCGAAGCCCCGGGGGATGCTTTATGA
- the csm3 gene encoding type III-A CRISPR-associated RAMP protein Csm3: protein MNREFYGKVIIEGEIEALTGLHIGAQRDTSEIGGIDNPVIKDPHTGLPYIPGSSLKGRLRSLFEIYVNSKLDELKDQYKGLKNYMKGSCREIGKENCGRFFNRELHNVWIHVCNTYEEARNCPVCRLFGASGKESNFPSRVIVRDAFLTEEWKEKWRKGEEITEAKMEVGIDRITSQANPRTTERVVAGAKFNFEIIYTVEDLNEVEDDLRHLLMSMLLLEDSYLGGSGSRGYGKVKFHIKRIAFKPREFYETGDEGKIKSTKQYKSVQELLNNINDVVSLIKPQGG, encoded by the coding sequence ATGAACAGGGAATTTTATGGTAAGGTCATTATAGAGGGAGAGATCGAGGCTCTCACGGGTCTTCACATAGGGGCGCAGAGGGATACCTCCGAGATAGGTGGAATTGACAATCCAGTTATAAAGGATCCGCACACCGGACTGCCATACATCCCAGGTTCCTCCCTGAAAGGGAGGCTTAGGTCACTTTTCGAGATCTACGTCAACTCGAAACTCGATGAGCTTAAGGATCAGTACAAAGGACTAAAGAATTACATGAAAGGTAGTTGCAGGGAAATAGGGAAAGAGAACTGTGGGAGGTTTTTCAACAGAGAACTGCATAACGTCTGGATCCACGTTTGCAACACATACGAGGAAGCAAGGAACTGTCCAGTCTGTAGGCTGTTTGGAGCGAGCGGAAAGGAGAGTAACTTCCCCTCTAGGGTAATAGTTAGGGATGCCTTCCTAACGGAGGAGTGGAAGGAGAAGTGGAGGAAGGGAGAGGAGATTACTGAGGCAAAGATGGAGGTTGGAATAGACAGGATTACATCCCAGGCTAACCCCAGGACTACAGAAAGGGTTGTCGCTGGAGCAAAGTTCAACTTTGAGATCATCTACACGGTCGAAGATCTAAACGAGGTGGAAGACGATCTAAGACATCTCCTTATGTCAATGCTTCTCCTAGAGGACAGCTACCTTGGAGGTTCTGGAAGCAGAGGTTACGGTAAGGTCAAGTTCCACATCAAGAGGATAGCGTTCAAGCCCAGAGAGTTCTACGAGACCGGCGATGAAGGGAAAATAAAATCCACTAAACAGTACAAGAGCGTCCAAGAGTTGCTGAACAACATAAACGATGTTGTAAGCCTGATAAAACCCCAAGGGGGCTAG
- the csm5 gene encoding type III-A CRISPR-associated RAMP protein Csm5, translating into MNVLTPLHVGNGNELTPVDFYPRENEILVLDVERLVDDLQKLGADIEEILGMIRNPAEDLYVWKKFLTEYKINPEQYAKYKLKVRGKIGKMSSRIREFIKESGKPYIPGSSIKGAIRTAVMYEILKECGDTVTVVEALKEGTRIAGKDPIAIQGLIRSIEHPANHDILDYYIHYINMEIKRALQRRKKVNLKTVDDLLEAIVFGFDIGRGGIRHEPKRDPTRALIVRDSSKIPLNNLAVYEVRVIGADVNIPVWVEALEPNTRFNVEIIFDKELAERNSDYFNGLLWHCKGKELEEFIWKAVEDFYRELAKIDGIRGSNLLRIGWGKGWISNTIGLLLKRKGQKWEQVRRKLGLGRKPGGKGISSMFPKTRRIANGMPMGWVEI; encoded by the coding sequence ATGAACGTTCTAACTCCGCTCCACGTAGGAAATGGAAACGAGCTCACTCCAGTAGACTTCTATCCTCGGGAGAATGAAATACTTGTCTTGGACGTCGAAAGGCTAGTAGATGATCTGCAGAAGCTTGGGGCAGACATAGAGGAAATTCTCGGCATGATTAGAAACCCAGCCGAAGACCTCTACGTGTGGAAAAAGTTCCTCACAGAGTACAAGATAAATCCAGAGCAGTACGCCAAGTACAAGCTTAAGGTGAGGGGAAAGATAGGGAAGATGAGCTCAAGGATAAGGGAATTCATAAAGGAAAGTGGAAAGCCCTACATTCCCGGGAGCTCAATAAAGGGAGCAATTAGGACGGCTGTAATGTATGAGATTCTCAAAGAATGTGGAGATACCGTTACGGTAGTAGAGGCCCTAAAAGAAGGAACAAGGATAGCAGGAAAGGATCCAATAGCAATACAGGGGCTCATAAGGAGCATAGAACACCCTGCAAACCACGATATTCTTGATTACTACATCCACTACATCAACATGGAGATTAAGAGAGCCCTCCAAAGGAGAAAGAAGGTAAACCTGAAGACCGTTGACGACCTTTTAGAGGCAATAGTGTTCGGCTTCGATATTGGAAGGGGTGGAATAAGACACGAGCCAAAGAGAGATCCTACGAGAGCTTTGATCGTTAGAGATTCATCGAAGATACCCCTCAATAACCTAGCCGTTTACGAGGTCAGGGTTATCGGAGCAGATGTAAACATTCCAGTGTGGGTAGAGGCATTAGAGCCCAATACAAGATTTAATGTGGAAATAATTTTTGACAAGGAGTTGGCCGAGAGGAACTCGGACTACTTCAACGGTCTATTGTGGCACTGCAAGGGGAAGGAACTTGAGGAGTTCATATGGAAGGCCGTTGAGGATTTCTATCGAGAACTTGCCAAAATCGATGGAATTAGGGGATCAAACCTACTGAGGATAGGTTGGGGCAAGGGCTGGATATCAAACACGATAGGCCTCCTATTAAAGAGGAAAGGCCAGAAATGGGAGCAGGTGAGGAGAAAACTAGGGCTTGGGAGGAAACCAGGAGGAAAAGGAATCTCTTCCATGTTCCCTAAGACAAGGAGGATTGCTAATGGAATGCCCATGGGATGGGTTGAGATATGA
- the csm2 gene encoding type III-A CRISPR-associated protein Csm2 → MDPFVVKNQLRMDKNYWSKVEPKVKEIARKAENFQDWKPGEVLDYAITIASYLVSKDLRTNQIRKILEMVRNVELKVKTGRDEDIRDDVVRIRLLLAYTVGRSQKNTKEALEHLYMVLEPILKKMSEDNNFAVNNFGKFFDFLQAIVAYHRFLGGKEK, encoded by the coding sequence GTGGATCCTTTTGTTGTTAAGAACCAGTTGAGGATGGACAAAAATTACTGGAGCAAGGTAGAGCCAAAGGTTAAGGAGATAGCAAGAAAGGCTGAAAACTTCCAAGACTGGAAGCCAGGAGAAGTCCTTGACTATGCGATAACAATAGCATCATACCTAGTTTCGAAGGATCTCAGAACCAACCAGATAAGAAAGATACTCGAAATGGTGAGGAACGTCGAGTTGAAAGTAAAGACCGGAAGGGATGAAGACATAAGAGACGATGTGGTGAGAATAAGGCTTCTTTTGGCGTACACGGTAGGGAGGTCTCAGAAAAATACCAAGGAGGCATTGGAGCACTTGTATATGGTTCTGGAACCAATACTGAAAAAGATGAGTGAAGACAATAATTTCGCGGTCAATAATTTTGGCAAGTTTTTCGATTTCCTCCAAGCAATAGTCGCTTATCATAGGTTTTTAGGGGGGAAGGAGAAATGA
- the cas10 gene encoding type III-A CRISPR-associated protein Cas10/Csm1: protein MDIKELIALGGLFHDIGKPVQRAHLYSGDHSIQGYRFLLDLARETGVKEYETLALFARYHHRKYMEEVEKLKIPDDVKVALYLVYIADNISSREREDERSGYDVRRPLKSVFNRDLSYPLYQLSLERLPIPGTVERIGSEEYRRIVEALKGDMKRVEPRTDKVMPILEKHLTFVSSVTTENNVISLYDHLKMTSAIALALYNAGCRPRSVGEAEKCMKEKNLLLIEGDFSGIQDFIYSVSGKGTLKYLRARSAYLELIGWDIVLKIIKDLNLTLANIVFNAGGHFMIVAQNTKDARNKLEDIRRKVTTWLWKSFEGKLYIGIDWEECSGEELMKDFKEVRGRLKKKVTIRKLKRFEFVDGVFSIGKAEKLEECQICGVEVPEEELKELEFKDGEVAKVCKTCHALWFLGERLIKMEKGLVLTDKITGEGIPGPFSEFLPYEGQLQGKYLLLKNTFNPPRTDMVFVPYVVADYYREKEGRVINFNELAEESMGAKRIGVIKGDVDKLGEYFANRRSISEYSTASRFMDYFFKFYLKGVIRGYYSDIIGEVPSLSEWKENPNVVVVYAGGDDFFIVGSWNEIFELAFRIREAFRRYTGGGLTISMALGYFHPKTPIYRIADVMTERLEKAKDEGRDAIYVIERTGWRISYPWEIYMDFWREIGRKVYSDGRLTEKFGDKKGLLHKVLELRELYVRDPRDVRWAYLLAYHLSRHEVEEVFRRILGIDSKALEEGKPQPIYWVDGILKVILMAVRG, encoded by the coding sequence GTGGATATAAAAGAACTGATAGCCTTAGGAGGACTTTTTCACGACATAGGCAAGCCGGTTCAGAGAGCTCACCTCTACAGCGGAGATCATTCGATCCAAGGTTACAGGTTTCTACTTGATCTCGCAAGGGAGACCGGAGTCAAGGAGTATGAAACACTTGCATTATTCGCTAGGTACCATCATAGGAAGTACATGGAGGAAGTGGAAAAGCTCAAGATACCTGATGACGTTAAGGTGGCCCTTTATTTGGTGTACATAGCCGACAATATATCCTCTAGAGAGAGGGAAGATGAGAGAAGTGGGTATGATGTCAGAAGACCTCTAAAATCAGTATTCAACAGAGATCTAAGCTATCCTCTCTATCAGCTCAGCCTGGAGAGATTACCCATTCCAGGGACAGTAGAGAGGATAGGAAGCGAGGAGTACAGGAGAATAGTCGAAGCACTTAAGGGAGACATGAAGAGGGTAGAACCAAGGACTGACAAGGTGATGCCAATTCTGGAGAAGCATCTAACATTCGTTAGTTCTGTTACAACGGAAAACAACGTTATTTCCCTATACGACCACTTAAAAATGACTTCAGCGATTGCCTTAGCTTTATATAACGCTGGTTGCAGGCCAAGAAGCGTTGGAGAAGCTGAGAAGTGCATGAAAGAAAAGAACCTCCTTCTAATAGAGGGGGACTTTTCCGGAATTCAGGACTTCATATATTCGGTGAGCGGCAAGGGGACGCTTAAGTACCTCAGGGCGAGGAGCGCCTATTTGGAGCTCATAGGGTGGGACATAGTGCTGAAGATTATTAAGGATCTAAACCTGACGCTTGCTAACATCGTCTTCAACGCTGGCGGGCACTTCATGATAGTTGCTCAAAACACCAAGGATGCGAGGAATAAGCTTGAGGATATAAGGAGAAAGGTGACGACATGGCTTTGGAAGAGCTTTGAGGGGAAACTGTACATAGGGATTGACTGGGAGGAGTGCAGTGGAGAAGAGTTAATGAAGGACTTTAAGGAAGTCAGGGGAAGGCTGAAGAAGAAAGTTACGATAAGGAAGTTGAAGAGATTCGAGTTCGTTGACGGCGTTTTCTCAATTGGAAAGGCAGAAAAATTAGAGGAGTGCCAGATCTGTGGGGTTGAAGTTCCAGAGGAGGAGCTAAAGGAATTGGAGTTTAAAGACGGAGAGGTAGCAAAAGTCTGTAAAACCTGCCACGCTCTCTGGTTCCTGGGAGAGAGGCTAATAAAGATGGAAAAGGGCCTCGTTCTCACAGACAAAATAACCGGAGAAGGAATTCCAGGACCTTTCTCGGAGTTTCTACCATATGAGGGGCAACTGCAGGGGAAGTACCTCCTGCTGAAGAACACGTTCAACCCTCCCAGGACGGACATGGTTTTCGTCCCTTACGTAGTCGCCGACTACTATAGGGAGAAAGAGGGGAGGGTAATAAACTTCAATGAGCTCGCGGAAGAGTCAATGGGAGCAAAGAGGATCGGAGTTATAAAGGGGGACGTTGATAAACTAGGAGAGTACTTCGCCAACAGAAGGTCAATATCAGAGTACTCCACCGCTTCAAGGTTCATGGACTACTTCTTCAAGTTCTACTTAAAGGGAGTAATTCGGGGGTACTACTCCGATATCATTGGCGAAGTTCCCTCGCTAAGTGAATGGAAGGAGAATCCAAATGTAGTCGTCGTGTACGCCGGTGGTGACGACTTCTTCATAGTGGGGAGCTGGAACGAGATTTTTGAGCTTGCTTTTAGGATAAGGGAGGCCTTCAGAAGGTATACGGGAGGAGGCCTAACCATTTCAATGGCCCTGGGCTACTTCCACCCGAAGACACCGATATACAGGATCGCGGATGTCATGACGGAGAGGTTAGAGAAGGCTAAAGACGAGGGAAGAGACGCCATCTACGTAATCGAGAGAACAGGATGGAGAATCTCCTATCCCTGGGAGATTTACATGGACTTTTGGAGAGAGATTGGGAGGAAAGTGTACAGTGATGGCAGGTTAACCGAGAAGTTCGGGGATAAGAAAGGGCTACTCCACAAGGTACTCGAGCTCAGGGAACTCTATGTTAGGGATCCCAGGGATGTGAGATGGGCCTATCTCCTCGCATATCACCTCTCTAGGCATGAGGTCGAGGAAGTGTTTAGGAGGATCCTGGGTATAGATTCCAAAGCATTAGAGGAGGGGAAGCCTCAGCCGATTTATTGGGTTGATGGGATATTGAAAGTTATTCTCATGGCCGTTAGGGGGTGA